The Myxococcota bacterium genome has a segment encoding these proteins:
- a CDS encoding 3-hydroxyacyl-CoA dehydrogenase NAD-binding domain-containing protein — protein MKTLGILGTGTMGAGIAQIAAQSGYSVLLWNRKPASVEKGVGALKKGFGRLLQREKITQADHDAALARVRGVSALEDVKTADILIEAVPEEVDVKRELYERLHGICGAETIFATNTSSLSVTALSALSGRPANFVGLHFFNPVPAMKLVEVVRGLETSDATAAAVTDLATKLDKVPIPVRDMPGFVVNRVVMPMINEAATALQQGVADAKSIDECMKLGCNHPMGPLALADLVGLDIVWAILDSLHREFGQAHHKPCLEITKRVEAGHLGVKTKRGFYTY, from the coding sequence ATGAAGACTCTCGGCATCCTCGGCACGGGCACGATGGGCGCGGGCATCGCGCAGATCGCGGCCCAGTCGGGTTACTCGGTCCTGCTCTGGAACCGCAAGCCGGCTTCGGTCGAGAAGGGCGTCGGCGCGCTGAAGAAGGGCTTCGGGCGGCTCCTGCAGCGCGAGAAGATCACCCAGGCCGACCACGACGCGGCGCTGGCGCGCGTGCGCGGCGTGTCCGCGCTGGAAGACGTGAAGACGGCCGACATCCTGATCGAGGCCGTGCCGGAAGAGGTCGACGTCAAGCGCGAGCTCTACGAGCGGCTGCACGGCATCTGCGGCGCGGAGACGATCTTCGCCACGAACACGTCGTCGCTCTCGGTCACCGCGCTGTCGGCGCTCTCGGGCCGGCCCGCGAACTTCGTGGGCCTGCACTTCTTCAACCCGGTGCCGGCCATGAAGCTGGTGGAGGTGGTGCGCGGGCTGGAGACGTCCGACGCCACGGCCGCGGCAGTCACCGACCTTGCGACCAAGCTCGACAAGGTGCCGATCCCGGTGCGCGACATGCCCGGGTTCGTGGTGAACCGCGTGGTCATGCCGATGATCAACGAGGCCGCCACGGCGCTGCAGCAGGGCGTCGCCGACGCCAAGTCGATCGACGAGTGCATGAAGCTCGGCTGCAACCACCCGATGGGCCCGCTGGCGCTGGCCGATCTGGTCGGGCTCGACATCGTCTGGGCGATCCTCGACTCGCTCCACCGCGAGTTCGGCCAGGCGCACCACAAGCCCTGCCTCGAGATCACCAAGCGCGTCGAGGCCGGCCACCTGGGCGTGAAGACCAAGCGCGGGTTCTATACCTACTAG
- a CDS encoding acetyl-CoA C-acetyltransferase, which produces MTDVVISSACRTPIGAFQGALSGLSAAELGAIAVKEAVKRAGVDGAKVERAFIGNVLPAGMGQAPARQAVIKAGLPVSVGAVTVNKVCGSGLQAVMFARRDILIGDASVVIAGGMESMTNAPYVLPQARSGYRMGNGQIIDTMIHDGLWDPYKNMHMGNCGDMVAAKYGFTREDQDKFAAESYRRARAAQASGKFKAEIVPVEIASKKGAVVVDQDEEPTRGDPAKFSTLRPAFNKDGTVTAANASSINDGAAALVIASGARAAELKLPVLARIVADASAAVEPEWFTIAPVHALAKLYERTQTKPRDWDLYEINEAFSGVTMAAMKEHGLDPETVNVHGGAVSLGHPIGCSGARVLVTLLHALKDRGKKRGIATLCIGGGEAVALGVELV; this is translated from the coding sequence ATGACGGACGTAGTGATTTCGAGCGCCTGCCGAACGCCGATCGGCGCCTTCCAGGGCGCGCTCTCGGGACTGTCTGCCGCCGAGCTGGGCGCGATCGCGGTGAAGGAAGCCGTGAAGCGCGCGGGCGTCGATGGCGCCAAGGTCGAGCGCGCCTTCATCGGCAACGTGCTGCCGGCCGGCATGGGCCAGGCGCCGGCGCGCCAGGCGGTGATCAAGGCGGGGCTGCCGGTGAGCGTGGGCGCAGTCACCGTGAACAAGGTCTGCGGCTCGGGTCTGCAGGCCGTGATGTTCGCGCGCCGCGACATCCTGATCGGCGACGCGTCGGTCGTGATCGCGGGCGGCATGGAGAGCATGACCAACGCGCCGTACGTGCTGCCCCAGGCGCGCAGCGGCTACCGCATGGGCAACGGCCAGATCATCGACACCATGATCCACGACGGCCTGTGGGACCCGTACAAGAACATGCACATGGGCAACTGCGGCGACATGGTCGCGGCCAAGTACGGCTTCACCCGCGAGGACCAGGACAAGTTCGCGGCCGAGTCGTACCGGCGCGCGCGCGCGGCGCAGGCCAGCGGCAAGTTCAAGGCCGAGATCGTGCCGGTCGAGATCGCCAGCAAGAAAGGCGCGGTCGTGGTCGACCAGGACGAGGAGCCGACGCGCGGTGACCCGGCGAAGTTCTCGACGCTGCGCCCGGCCTTCAACAAGGACGGCACCGTGACCGCCGCGAACGCGTCGTCGATCAACGACGGCGCCGCGGCGCTCGTGATCGCGAGCGGCGCGCGCGCTGCGGAGCTGAAGCTGCCGGTGCTGGCCAGGATCGTGGCCGACGCGAGCGCGGCCGTGGAGCCGGAGTGGTTCACGATCGCGCCGGTGCACGCGCTGGCGAAGCTCTACGAACGCACCCAGACCAAGCCGCGTGACTGGGATCTGTACGAGATCAACGAGGCGTTCTCCGGCGTGACCATGGCCGCGATGAAGGAGCACGGGCTCGACCCCGAGACCGTGAACGTGCACGGCGGCGCCGTGTCGCTCGGCCACCCGATCGGCTGCTCGGGCGCGCGCGTGCTCGTGACCCTGCTCCACGCGCTCAAGGACCGCGGCAAGAAGCGCGGCATCGCCACGCTGTGCATCGGCGGCGGCGAGGCGGTGGCGCTCGGCGTGGAGCTCGTCTGA